Proteins encoded within one genomic window of Microbacterium sp. LKL04:
- a CDS encoding MMPL family transporter, translated as MSPASTPSRWLRIALPLVLVVIWLAGGSIGGPYFGKVDEVSTNDQSSFLPQSAESTQVQERLGDFLGGDAIPALVVFDADGALARTQLEGVQAVADQLGELEGVQEVSPAIPSEDGEAAQVVVSIDASGEVTDVVGEIRDLVAADAPDGLSAWVTGPAGFTADLATGFTGIDGLLLLVALGAVFVILVIVYRSPLLPILVLLTSVFALCVALLSVWWLAKAEILVLNGQVQGILFILVIGAATDYALLYVARFREAIGAGRKRWDAATTAWKGAVEPILASGGTVIAGLLCLLLSDLASNRALGPIASIGIAFAMLSALTFLPALLALVGRAAFWPFIPTTGMTELPADLTQPTRGMWAKLARFVARRARIVWILSTVVLLAASVAVTQLKADGVPASELVLGASQARDGQAVLAEHFPAGSGSPLYVIVPEGEAPDAVDLVADQAGIDSVAIVSADAPAGQADAAVEGGALVLTAQGPPGTPAPAPTVDGGDVMLVATLSDAADSLAAEDTVRDLRAAVSGTTLDAVVGGTTAVDLDTNDTSIRDRTVIIPVILVVVLLILMLLLRSILAPVLLIVSVIVSFAAALGVSALVFNEVFGFPGGDPAVPLYGFVFLVALGIDYNIFLMSRVREESIHHGTRRGILRGLVATGGVITSAGLVLAATFAALGVIQILFLVQLAFIVAFGVLLDTFIVRSLLVPALAYDIGKKIWWPSKLSRVDD; from the coding sequence ATGTCTCCTGCATCGACGCCCTCCCGCTGGTTGCGCATCGCGCTCCCGCTCGTCCTCGTCGTCATCTGGCTGGCCGGCGGGTCCATCGGTGGACCGTATTTCGGCAAGGTCGACGAGGTCTCGACGAACGACCAGTCGAGCTTCCTGCCGCAGAGTGCGGAGTCGACGCAGGTGCAGGAGCGACTCGGCGACTTCCTCGGCGGTGACGCGATTCCCGCCCTCGTGGTCTTCGATGCCGATGGCGCCCTCGCCCGGACGCAGCTGGAGGGCGTGCAGGCCGTCGCCGACCAGCTCGGCGAGCTGGAAGGCGTGCAGGAGGTGTCTCCCGCGATCCCGTCGGAGGACGGCGAAGCGGCCCAGGTCGTGGTCTCGATTGACGCCTCGGGGGAGGTGACCGACGTCGTCGGCGAGATCCGCGACCTCGTCGCCGCCGACGCACCCGACGGGCTGAGCGCATGGGTGACCGGTCCCGCAGGCTTCACGGCGGACCTCGCGACCGGGTTCACCGGCATCGACGGTCTCCTGCTGCTCGTCGCGCTCGGCGCCGTGTTCGTCATCCTCGTGATCGTCTACCGGTCGCCGCTCCTGCCGATCCTCGTCCTGTTGACCTCGGTGTTCGCCCTGTGCGTCGCGCTTCTGAGCGTCTGGTGGCTCGCCAAGGCGGAGATCCTCGTCCTCAACGGGCAGGTGCAGGGCATTCTCTTCATCCTCGTGATCGGTGCCGCCACCGACTACGCCCTCTTGTACGTCGCCCGGTTCCGCGAGGCGATCGGAGCGGGGCGGAAGAGATGGGATGCCGCGACCACCGCCTGGAAGGGCGCGGTCGAACCGATCCTCGCATCGGGCGGAACCGTCATCGCAGGTCTGCTGTGCCTGCTGCTCAGTGACCTGGCGAGCAATCGCGCGCTCGGCCCCATCGCCTCGATCGGCATCGCGTTCGCGATGCTGTCGGCGCTCACCTTCCTCCCGGCCCTCCTCGCCCTCGTCGGGCGGGCGGCGTTCTGGCCGTTCATCCCCACGACCGGCATGACCGAGCTCCCCGCCGACCTGACGCAGCCGACACGCGGCATGTGGGCGAAGCTCGCGCGTTTCGTCGCGCGCCGCGCGCGGATCGTCTGGATCCTCTCGACGGTGGTGCTGCTGGCGGCATCCGTCGCTGTCACGCAGTTGAAGGCCGACGGCGTTCCCGCGAGCGAGCTCGTCCTCGGTGCGTCGCAGGCGCGCGACGGGCAGGCCGTGCTCGCCGAGCACTTCCCCGCCGGGTCCGGAAGCCCGCTGTACGTGATCGTCCCGGAGGGCGAGGCGCCCGACGCCGTGGACCTGGTCGCGGACCAGGCGGGTATCGATTCGGTGGCCATCGTCTCGGCCGACGCACCGGCCGGTCAGGCGGACGCCGCCGTCGAGGGCGGCGCGCTGGTCCTCACCGCGCAGGGCCCTCCCGGCACTCCCGCACCGGCGCCGACGGTCGACGGCGGTGACGTCATGCTCGTCGCGACCCTGTCCGACGCCGCCGATTCCCTCGCCGCCGAGGACACGGTCCGCGACCTGCGCGCGGCGGTCTCAGGCACGACGCTCGACGCCGTCGTGGGTGGCACGACCGCGGTGGACCTCGACACCAACGACACGTCCATCCGCGACCGGACGGTCATCATCCCGGTGATCCTCGTGGTCGTCCTGCTGATCCTGATGCTGCTGCTCAGGTCGATCCTCGCTCCGGTGCTGTTGATCGTCAGTGTGATCGTGTCGTTCGCGGCGGCGCTCGGCGTCAGCGCCCTCGTCTTCAACGAGGTGTTCGGCTTCCCCGGCGGCGACCCCGCGGTACCGCTCTACGGTTTCGTGTTCCTCGTCGCGCTCGGCATCGACTACAACATCTTCCTCATGTCGCGTGTGCGGGAGGAGTCGATCCATCACGGCACGCGGCGCGGCATCCTCCGCGGCCTCGTCGCGACGGGCGGGGTGATCACCTCGGCGGGTCTCGTGCTCGCGGCCACGTTCGCGGCGCTCGGGGTCATCCAGATCCTGTTCCTGGTGCAGCTCGCCTTCATCGTCGCGTTCGGCGTCCTGCTCGACACATTCATCGTGCGGTCGCTCCTCGTGCCCGCGCTCGCCTACGACATCGGCAAGAAGATCTGGTGGCCGTCGAAGCTCTCGCGCGTCGACGACTGA
- a CDS encoding DNA polymerase III subunit delta', with product MTATTVDALPWGEVWGQDEAVAQLRAAASDPSQLAHAWLITGPPGSGRSTLAYAFAAALIAEPGDENAMRQVMARTHPDLAALRTEGVIISIKDARSLVERSYFSPSLGRYRVMVMEDADRMVERTSNVLLKALEEPPEQTVWILCAPSDADLLPTIRSRVRVLRLREPDVADVARLIVQRTGVDEGVAEQSARLAQRHIGMAQRLATDAASRQRRERTLRGVLGVRGVGDAVEIAATIVQSATEDAKALTAERDESERDALLRTLGVPPGSAVPPAVRSQVSALEDEQKRRATRSLRDGIDRVLTDLESLYRDTLMRQFGRDTELINRELTAEIESLATAWTPQHTLTVLDAIALTRTNLQGNAAPALALESMLITVATGRTP from the coding sequence ATGACCGCCACCACCGTCGACGCGCTCCCGTGGGGCGAGGTCTGGGGCCAGGACGAGGCCGTCGCTCAGTTGCGGGCCGCGGCATCCGACCCCTCGCAGCTCGCCCACGCGTGGCTCATCACCGGCCCGCCCGGATCGGGACGCTCGACCCTCGCCTACGCCTTCGCGGCGGCGCTCATCGCCGAGCCCGGCGACGAGAACGCGATGCGCCAGGTCATGGCCCGCACGCACCCCGATCTCGCGGCTCTGCGTACCGAAGGCGTCATCATCTCGATCAAGGACGCGCGCTCGCTCGTCGAGCGGTCCTATTTCTCGCCGTCGCTCGGCCGCTACCGGGTGATGGTCATGGAGGACGCCGACCGCATGGTCGAGCGCACGAGCAACGTCCTGCTGAAGGCGCTCGAGGAGCCGCCCGAGCAGACCGTGTGGATCCTGTGCGCGCCCAGCGACGCGGACCTCCTGCCCACGATCCGCTCCCGCGTGCGGGTCCTCCGGCTGCGGGAGCCCGACGTCGCCGATGTCGCGCGACTCATCGTGCAGCGGACCGGGGTCGACGAGGGGGTGGCGGAGCAGTCGGCGCGGCTCGCTCAGCGCCACATCGGCATGGCGCAGCGACTGGCGACGGATGCCGCGTCGCGACAACGCCGCGAACGGACCCTTCGAGGTGTCCTCGGGGTCCGCGGCGTCGGCGACGCGGTCGAGATCGCGGCCACGATCGTGCAGTCCGCGACCGAGGATGCCAAGGCGCTGACAGCCGAACGCGATGAGAGCGAGCGCGACGCGCTGCTGCGGACCCTCGGCGTCCCGCCGGGAAGCGCCGTGCCCCCCGCCGTGCGAAGCCAGGTCAGTGCCCTGGAGGACGAGCAGAAGCGCCGCGCGACGCGCAGCCTCCGCGACGGGATCGACCGGGTGCTGACCGACCTCGAGTCGTTGTACCGCGACACGCTCATGCGCCAGTTCGGGCGCGACACCGAGCTCATCAACCGCGAGCTGACGGCCGAGATCGAATCCCTGGCGACGGCGTGGACTCCGCAGCACACCCTGACGGTGCTCGACGCGATCGCGCTCACGCGCACCAACCTGCAGGGCAACGCGGCACCCGCCCTCGCGCTCGAGAGCATGCTCATCACCGTCGCGACGGGACGCACCCCGTGA
- a CDS encoding isochorismatase family protein, which yields MTRALFIVDVQNDFTEGGALGVDGGDAVAAAVTAHLHAHAADYDVIVASRDWHDGEGDNGGHFSATPDFVDSWPVHCVAGTSGADYDPGLDTSSVTHHVKKGQGIPAYSLFEGVTDAGETVADILTAHGVVEVDVTGIATDHCVRASALDAIAHGRRVRILTDLIAGVAPAPSESALAELAHAGAELAVSADDHDGTP from the coding sequence ATGACTCGAGCGCTGTTCATCGTCGATGTGCAGAACGATTTCACGGAGGGTGGCGCCCTGGGCGTCGACGGAGGTGACGCGGTCGCCGCGGCGGTCACCGCGCACCTGCACGCCCACGCCGCCGACTACGACGTGATCGTCGCCTCGCGCGACTGGCACGACGGCGAGGGCGACAACGGCGGCCACTTCTCGGCCACGCCGGACTTCGTCGACTCCTGGCCGGTGCACTGCGTCGCCGGTACCTCTGGGGCCGACTACGACCCGGGCCTCGACACGAGCTCTGTCACCCATCACGTGAAGAAGGGGCAGGGGATCCCCGCGTACTCCCTGTTCGAAGGCGTGACGGATGCCGGTGAGACGGTCGCCGACATCCTCACGGCGCACGGGGTCGTCGAAGTCGACGTCACCGGCATCGCCACGGATCACTGCGTGCGCGCGTCGGCTCTCGACGCCATCGCGCACGGGCGTCGCGTCCGCATCCTCACCGACCTGATCGCCGGTGTCGCACCCGCGCCGAGTGAATCCGCTCTCGCCGAGCTCGCCCACGCCGGAGCTGAGCTCGCCGTGTCGGCTGACGATCACGACGGAACCCCGTGA
- a CDS encoding glycoside hydrolase family 15 protein, with protein MPHLDDTGPGQDLRSYAPIGDGRTIALIGLRGQIDWMPIPGIDDLPIFGRLLDDDAGGCIELEPVEEYEVRRRYLPRTNVLVTTFMTASGKATVTDALVTGVAGRLPWAELARRVDGVEGEVAFRWRVQPGTSLKTAAPWHDRANERSILRSGLTTIGVTGRDYGPEPAASSDGIATGLAGGFTTSQGSRHLLIVVGTHDEPIHFPNPDNVDRGIDRTIEAWRAWSREFSYDGPWANDVQRSALMLKMLIHSPTGAIAAAATTSLPEDLTGGKNWDYRLAWVRDLAYTVDALIGFGLREETHAAISWLLRTIRRHGPELHVMYTLDGELDGHVTTYDVPGWRGVGPVVTGNPAREQVQLGVYGDLFAICRAYVEAGNALDVETGRMLSMYADKVCDSWRNPDSGMWELPEERHYTSSKMGCWQALNDAVALAELGQIPGSSERWAAEAALVRTWVDEHGWSESRGAYVMAQGSRDLDASVLLHSLSGFDRGERMSRTIDALTGELGEGPHLFRYTGMRDEEATFVACSFWRAAALVCVGRHDEGIAAMNELVAAGNDVGMYAEMIDPEDGAFLGNLPQALSHLALIRAALTIRDLVGDDADGR; from the coding sequence GTGCCTCACCTCGACGACACCGGCCCCGGTCAGGATCTCCGCAGCTATGCGCCGATCGGCGACGGGCGAACGATCGCGCTGATCGGACTGCGTGGCCAGATCGACTGGATGCCGATCCCCGGCATCGACGACCTGCCGATCTTCGGGCGGCTGCTCGACGACGACGCGGGCGGCTGCATCGAGCTCGAGCCGGTGGAGGAGTACGAGGTGCGTCGGCGATACCTGCCCCGCACGAACGTCCTCGTCACGACGTTCATGACGGCGTCGGGCAAAGCGACCGTGACCGACGCGCTCGTGACGGGCGTCGCGGGGCGGCTCCCGTGGGCGGAGCTCGCGCGACGGGTGGACGGCGTCGAAGGCGAGGTCGCCTTCCGGTGGCGGGTGCAGCCGGGGACGTCGCTGAAGACCGCCGCGCCCTGGCACGACCGCGCGAACGAGCGCAGCATCCTGCGCTCCGGACTCACGACGATCGGCGTCACGGGGCGGGACTACGGTCCGGAGCCCGCCGCCTCGTCAGACGGCATCGCGACGGGGCTCGCAGGCGGCTTCACGACGTCGCAGGGGAGCCGGCATCTGCTGATCGTCGTCGGGACGCACGACGAGCCGATCCACTTCCCCAACCCCGACAACGTCGATCGCGGCATCGATCGCACGATCGAGGCGTGGCGCGCGTGGTCCCGGGAGTTCTCGTACGACGGCCCCTGGGCGAACGACGTTCAGCGCAGCGCGCTCATGCTCAAGATGCTGATCCACAGCCCGACGGGTGCGATCGCCGCGGCGGCCACCACGTCTCTGCCGGAGGACCTGACCGGCGGCAAGAACTGGGACTACCGGCTCGCGTGGGTGCGCGACCTCGCCTACACGGTCGACGCGCTCATCGGATTCGGCCTGCGGGAGGAGACCCACGCGGCGATCTCGTGGCTGCTGCGGACGATCCGCCGGCACGGCCCGGAACTGCACGTCATGTACACCCTCGACGGCGAACTCGACGGACACGTCACGACCTACGACGTCCCCGGCTGGCGCGGCGTCGGTCCGGTCGTGACCGGCAATCCGGCCCGGGAGCAGGTCCAGCTCGGCGTCTACGGCGACCTGTTCGCGATCTGCCGCGCGTACGTCGAGGCCGGGAACGCCCTCGACGTCGAGACGGGGCGGATGCTCTCGATGTACGCCGACAAGGTGTGCGATTCGTGGCGGAACCCCGATTCGGGCATGTGGGAGCTCCCCGAGGAGCGGCACTACACCTCGTCGAAAATGGGGTGCTGGCAGGCGCTCAACGACGCCGTCGCTCTCGCCGAGCTCGGCCAGATCCCGGGCAGCAGCGAGCGATGGGCTGCCGAGGCGGCGCTCGTCCGCACCTGGGTCGACGAGCACGGCTGGTCGGAGTCCCGCGGCGCGTACGTCATGGCGCAGGGCAGCCGCGACCTCGACGCGTCGGTCCTGCTGCACTCGCTGAGCGGGTTCGACCGCGGCGAGCGGATGTCGCGCACGATCGATGCGCTGACGGGAGAGCTCGGCGAGGGGCCGCACCTGTTCCGCTACACCGGCATGCGCGACGAGGAGGCCACGTTCGTCGCCTGCAGCTTCTGGCGTGCCGCCGCGCTCGTGTGCGTCGGACGACACGACGAGGGCATCGCGGCGATGAACGAGCTCGTCGCCGCCGGGAACGATGTCGGCATGTACGCCGAAATGATCGACCCCGAAGACGGCGCATTCCTCGGCAACCTGCCGCAGGCGCTCAGCCACCTCGCCCTCATCCGCGCGGCACTCACGATCCGCGACCTGGTCGGCGACGACGCCGACGGTCGTTGA
- the tmk gene encoding dTMP kinase: protein MTSGLWITLEGGDGSGKTTQAALLEQWLRQQGRSVVRTREPGGTEVGVLIRDIVLHHRGDIAPRAEALLYAADRAHHVATHVRPALARGEIVIQDRYLDSSVAYQGAGRVLDGGEIRDLSLWAAEGALPDVTVLLDVDPATARDRLDAADKPFDRLEAEKSAFHERVRAAFLALADAEPERFLVVDATQPIEVIAAAIRARVDERLSTRSS, encoded by the coding sequence GTGACCTCCGGGCTCTGGATCACCCTCGAGGGTGGCGACGGGTCGGGCAAGACGACGCAGGCGGCCCTGCTGGAGCAGTGGCTCCGTCAGCAGGGCCGCAGCGTCGTCCGCACGCGCGAACCCGGCGGCACCGAGGTGGGTGTGCTGATCCGCGACATCGTGCTGCATCACCGCGGCGACATCGCCCCGCGCGCCGAGGCTCTCCTGTACGCCGCGGACCGCGCGCACCACGTCGCCACGCACGTGCGACCGGCCCTCGCCCGCGGCGAGATCGTCATCCAGGACCGTTACCTCGACAGCTCGGTCGCCTACCAGGGCGCCGGGCGCGTGCTCGACGGCGGCGAGATCCGAGACCTGTCGCTGTGGGCCGCCGAGGGCGCGCTGCCTGACGTCACCGTCCTGCTCGACGTCGACCCCGCGACCGCTCGGGATCGGTTGGATGCCGCCGACAAGCCGTTCGACCGGCTGGAAGCCGAGAAGAGCGCGTTCCACGAACGAGTGCGCGCAGCCTTCCTCGCGTTGGCGGATGCCGAGCCGGAGCGCTTCCTCGTCGTCGACGCGACGCAGCCCATCGAGGTGATCGCCGCCGCGATCCGCGCGCGAGTGGACGAGCGTCTGTCCACACGCTCGTCCTGA
- a CDS encoding DUF2510 domain-containing protein, which yields MTRQAPAGWYADPGEPGQLRWWDGTDWATDTVAPQNAAATPAPASAPAPAPQADAPAPASRLRPGTVWIWLAILASVLPLYSGVFFDAASLARIDGLTPSGGIAAGLVLLVAVDLVLVAIAVLFAWLDRRALRRRGIDAPFAWGWAALAFVATLGVYVVGRSVVVRRRTGRGLAPLWGWLAATLLGLVVFAAWVTVFSDAAWTAVTTAR from the coding sequence GTGACCCGTCAGGCACCCGCCGGGTGGTACGCCGATCCGGGCGAGCCCGGTCAGCTGCGCTGGTGGGACGGTACCGACTGGGCCACGGACACGGTCGCGCCGCAGAACGCGGCTGCGACTCCGGCTCCGGCTTCGGCTCCCGCGCCGGCTCCGCAGGCAGACGCGCCCGCGCCGGCCTCGCGGCTGCGCCCGGGCACGGTGTGGATCTGGCTGGCGATCCTGGCGTCCGTCCTTCCGCTGTACTCGGGGGTGTTCTTCGACGCGGCATCCCTCGCCCGTATCGACGGACTCACGCCCTCGGGCGGCATCGCGGCGGGGCTCGTTCTCCTCGTCGCCGTGGATCTGGTGCTCGTCGCGATCGCCGTCCTGTTCGCCTGGCTCGACCGCCGGGCGCTCCGTCGGCGCGGGATCGACGCGCCGTTCGCGTGGGGCTGGGCGGCGCTCGCCTTCGTGGCCACGCTGGGCGTCTACGTCGTCGGACGCTCGGTCGTCGTGCGTCGGCGCACGGGCCGGGGGCTCGCTCCGCTCTGGGGCTGGCTGGCCGCGACCCTGCTCGGTCTCGTCGTCTTCGCGGCGTGGGTGACGGTGTTCTCCGACGCGGCGTGGACCGCGGTGACGACCGCGCGCTGA
- a CDS encoding DUF3054 domain-containing protein, with product MASPDRSAPPTGQILAAFGIDVVLVVIFAAIGRASHDEAPMAGLATTAGPFVAALVLGWLLSLAWRAPRAVVRTGIPVWIVTVAGGMILRAVTGQGVQVAFVIVAASVLLLMLVGWRVVAALVARRRSR from the coding sequence ATGGCCTCCCCCGACCGCTCCGCTCCCCCCACCGGCCAGATCCTCGCGGCGTTCGGCATCGACGTCGTCCTCGTGGTGATCTTCGCGGCGATCGGACGGGCGAGTCACGACGAAGCGCCGATGGCGGGGCTCGCGACGACGGCCGGCCCCTTCGTGGCCGCGCTCGTCCTCGGCTGGCTGCTCTCGCTCGCGTGGCGGGCGCCGCGGGCGGTCGTCCGTACCGGCATCCCCGTCTGGATCGTCACGGTCGCGGGCGGGATGATCCTCCGCGCCGTGACCGGTCAGGGCGTGCAGGTCGCCTTCGTCATCGTCGCGGCGTCCGTCCTGCTCCTGATGCTCGTGGGGTGGCGCGTCGTTGCGGCGCTCGTCGCACGGCGGCGCTCCCGCTGA
- a CDS encoding alpha/beta hydrolase — translation MTRGVWHRAAAAVLAVGVAVALVAGCTPKRSSDDRPAPHRTPVTQGAPAGFETYYGQKVDWESCRGVGDGDYQCAQITAPKDWSDAGGGDIELSVIVHLASSGTAKGSLFVNPGGPGASGVDLVQQAASFAVGDELLDSYDVVGFDPRGVGRSTAVRCLDAAAMDRYLFAIPSAPRGTPERTAEQQSSAESFARACDSNSDGLLPYVTTENAARDLDLLRGVLGDEKLSYLGYSYGSFLGATYADLFPKNVGRVVLDGGLDPSIPSAIVGARQAAGFQSAFDAYLASCLTGSDCPFSGTEANARQQMGDALAAVDASPLTASDGRKLGADSLVTGIVSALYSEGNWSSLSSAITGVLEGDADEMFELVDRYYNRYDGQYLDNSTEAFSAYNCMDYPADPADVVDDANAEVAAKAPTFAPYWASDASLCDAWPYPPTGSRNEIHAEGAAPILVIGTTNDPATPYEWSAALAKQLSSGILLTRVGEGHTGFNKGNACIDDAVVAYFEDDRVPDGDLRCEAP, via the coding sequence GTGACCCGCGGAGTGTGGCATCGCGCCGCTGCTGCGGTCCTCGCCGTCGGCGTAGCCGTCGCCCTGGTCGCCGGCTGCACACCGAAGCGGTCGTCCGACGACCGGCCGGCCCCGCATCGCACGCCGGTGACCCAGGGCGCCCCGGCCGGCTTCGAGACGTACTACGGCCAGAAGGTCGACTGGGAGAGCTGCCGCGGGGTCGGCGACGGCGATTACCAGTGCGCTCAGATCACCGCCCCGAAGGACTGGTCGGATGCCGGTGGGGGAGACATCGAGCTCTCCGTGATCGTCCACCTCGCGTCGAGCGGCACGGCCAAGGGGTCGCTCTTCGTGAATCCCGGTGGCCCGGGCGCGAGCGGCGTCGATCTGGTGCAGCAGGCGGCGAGCTTCGCCGTGGGGGACGAGTTGCTCGACAGTTACGACGTCGTGGGCTTCGACCCGCGCGGCGTCGGGCGCTCGACGGCGGTCCGATGCCTGGATGCCGCGGCGATGGACCGGTACCTGTTCGCCATCCCGTCGGCGCCCCGAGGGACGCCCGAGCGGACGGCGGAGCAGCAGTCGTCGGCGGAGTCCTTCGCTCGTGCGTGCGACTCCAACAGTGACGGTCTGCTGCCCTACGTCACGACGGAGAACGCCGCGCGCGACCTCGATCTCCTGCGCGGCGTCCTCGGCGACGAGAAGCTCTCCTACCTCGGGTACTCCTATGGTTCTTTCCTCGGCGCGACCTACGCGGACCTGTTCCCGAAGAACGTCGGCCGGGTCGTCCTCGACGGCGGGCTCGACCCGTCGATCCCGAGCGCGATCGTCGGCGCCCGCCAGGCAGCCGGATTCCAATCGGCGTTCGACGCCTACCTCGCCAGCTGTCTCACGGGGTCGGACTGCCCCTTCAGCGGGACAGAGGCGAACGCCCGGCAGCAGATGGGTGACGCACTCGCCGCGGTCGACGCCAGCCCGCTGACGGCGAGCGATGGACGGAAGCTGGGAGCCGATTCCCTCGTCACCGGCATCGTCTCGGCGCTCTACAGCGAGGGCAACTGGTCATCGCTGTCGTCGGCCATCACGGGGGTCCTCGAAGGCGACGCGGACGAGATGTTCGAGCTCGTCGACCGGTACTACAACCGGTACGACGGGCAGTACCTCGACAACTCGACCGAGGCATTCTCGGCGTACAACTGCATGGACTACCCCGCCGACCCGGCCGATGTCGTGGACGACGCGAACGCCGAGGTGGCGGCGAAGGCGCCGACCTTCGCGCCGTACTGGGCCTCCGACGCGAGCCTCTGCGACGCGTGGCCGTACCCGCCGACCGGCTCTCGCAACGAGATCCACGCGGAGGGTGCCGCCCCGATCCTCGTCATCGGCACGACCAACGACCCCGCAACCCCGTACGAGTGGTCTGCCGCTCTCGCGAAGCAGCTGAGCTCCGGCATCCTGCTCACTCGTGTGGGGGAGGGGCACACGGGCTTCAACAAGGGGAACGCGTGCATCGACGACGCCGTCGTGGCGTACTTCGAGGACGACAGGGTGCCGGACGGAGACCTCCGATGCGAGGCACCGTGA
- a CDS encoding glycosyltransferase: MSRPRILSLYEGLFAGGARVLHTNVITGLHVDGAHEHSVLSIASQARREGALQPMTDDPRYRWLREAGIEVSDLGREAGVVAPAPESFTAAELEIAADAVARADVILTLKEQPLGLLLALDARGLLPDVPIAACLHRSDPTHSGAAVRWLGELAASGRLTSTISCAESTSDAYARFLTPAVDRFVIPNGVDLARYRPKPYERMPLRTQLGIAGAAPVVVFAARFDAMKDPGLFLRAVASHARRDARAQYVMCGAGMTADNTALTAAITEAGAPADRIHRLGIRDDMPRVYRSADIVALTSAFGEASPLCLIEGAACGATPVTTAVGDAAQVVSGIGLVTPHDADAIAGAWAKVIARRPDYRAAALAARHRVGSGRMLDAYRGAIDGLAERADVAA; the protein is encoded by the coding sequence ATGAGTCGTCCCCGCATCCTCTCGCTCTACGAAGGCCTATTCGCCGGCGGTGCCCGCGTGCTGCACACGAACGTCATCACGGGACTCCACGTCGACGGGGCGCACGAGCATTCCGTGCTGTCGATCGCCTCGCAGGCACGCCGTGAGGGCGCGCTGCAGCCGATGACCGACGATCCGCGGTACCGATGGCTGCGCGAGGCGGGCATCGAGGTGTCCGACCTCGGACGCGAAGCAGGAGTGGTCGCCCCCGCGCCGGAGAGCTTCACGGCAGCGGAGCTCGAGATCGCCGCGGACGCCGTCGCCCGCGCCGATGTGATCCTCACCCTGAAGGAACAGCCCCTCGGGCTCCTGCTCGCGCTCGACGCGCGAGGCCTGCTGCCCGACGTGCCCATCGCCGCGTGCCTGCACCGGTCGGACCCGACGCACTCGGGCGCCGCGGTTCGCTGGCTGGGGGAGCTGGCGGCATCCGGTCGTCTCACGTCGACCATCTCGTGCGCCGAATCGACCAGCGACGCCTACGCGCGGTTCCTCACGCCCGCCGTCGACCGATTCGTGATCCCGAACGGGGTCGACCTCGCGCGCTACCGCCCCAAGCCGTACGAGCGGATGCCGCTGCGCACCCAGCTCGGCATCGCCGGGGCCGCTCCGGTCGTCGTCTTCGCGGCCCGTTTCGATGCGATGAAGGATCCCGGGCTCTTCCTCCGCGCCGTCGCATCGCATGCGCGGCGGGACGCCCGCGCGCAGTACGTCATGTGCGGTGCCGGGATGACGGCCGACAACACGGCGCTGACCGCCGCGATCACCGAGGCGGGGGCACCCGCCGATCGCATCCACCGGCTCGGGATCCGTGACGACATGCCGCGCGTCTATCGCAGCGCCGACATCGTCGCGCTCACGAGCGCGTTCGGCGAGGCGTCGCCGCTGTGCCTCATCGAGGGCGCGGCATGCGGAGCGACGCCGGTGACGACCGCCGTCGGCGACGCGGCGCAGGTCGTGTCGGGGATCGGACTCGTCACCCCGCACGACGCCGACGCCATCGCGGGCGCATGGGCGAAGGTCATCGCGCGCCGGCCGGACTACCGTGCCGCCGCGTTGGCCGCGCGTCACCGGGTCGGGTCGGGGCGGATGCTCGATGCCTATCGAGGCGCGATCGACGGACTCGCAGAGCGCGCCGACGTGGCCGCCTGA